The following nucleotide sequence is from Streptomyces sp. HUAS CB01.
GAACCGGAGTTGGGCTGGCGGTTCTTGCGCCAGCTGCGGTATGACCCGCTGGCGATGTCGTACTCGCCGCCGTCGGGGTTGAGGTCCGGCACGATCCAGATCTCGCGGCCGTTGACGGCGTTGGTGACCCGGGAGTCGGTGCCGTAGTCGTCGCCGAGTTCGCGCAGCAGATAGAGCGCCATCTCCACCGTGAGGCGCTCACGGGCGTGCTGGTGGTGGGTGAAGAGGACCTCGGGCTCGTTCTCGTCGGTGCCGACGTTGTCGCTGATCTTGACGGCGATGATGTCCCGGCCCTGGTAGGACTTGCCGATCACCCGCTTGCTCATGATGTCCGGGTGGGCCGCGATGCGCTGGTCGATCTCCGCTTTCATCTCGGCGTAGTTGTGGTACCGGGAGTCCGCGGAGGGGAAGTCGAACGGCTGGACCGCGGCGCCCGCCGTCTTGCGGGAAGGCGGCGCGGGCAGTGCCTCGAGGTCGTGGCCGAGGGCGCGGAGCCGCTTGGCCTGGGCGGTGTCGGCGCTGACGACGACCGTGTGGTCGTGGACCTCGTCGATCGAGACGCCGGTGGCCGCGATGGCCGTGCGCTCGGCGACGGTGGACGGGCCGTGGATCTCGTACTGGCGGGTCTGCTCCTCGGCAGCCGCGGTCGCGGCGGCCGCGGGTTCAGGCGCCGGGGATGCGGTCGCCGTGAACGGCACCGCCACGGCGAGCGCCAGCAGGCTTGCGAGGGTGGCGGACCGGGTGGCGGACCTCCGGCCGCGGCGTTTGCCGGTGCGGCTCGGTGTGCCGAGGCCGCCTGTGCGAAGTCGCATGCTGTCTCCTGGGTGGGGAGTGTGGGGGTGGCTGGATGCGACGTGCGGATGTGCCGACGGTGGTTCTGGTGTGTCGGGCACATGGTCGGGGTATGGCATGCCCCGGTCAATAGCACATGCCGGTCAGCGGTTGGCCGAAGTACGGGACGTGCGGCACGAACGGGAAGGCAGGACCACACGCATGGCGGACACGACGGAAGAGCGACCAGGTCGGACGACGGCCCCGGTGATGCGCAAGGCCAGTTGGCGGCACATCGGCCCCGGCATCGTCGTCGCCGCGACCGGTGTCGGCGCGGGCGACCTCGTCGCGACCCTGATCGCGGGCAGCAAGTTCGGCTACACGCTCCTGTGGGCGGCGGTCGTCGGCTGCCTGGTGAAGATCTCACTGGCGGAGGCGGCGGGGCGCTGGCACCTCGCCACCGGCCGCACCCTCTTCGACGGCTGGCGCAGCCTCGGGCGCTGGACCACGGTCTACTTCATCGGCTACGTCATCGTCTGGGGCTTCGTCTACGGGGCGGCCGCGATGTCGTCCAGCGCGCTGCCGCTCGGGGCGCTCTTCCCCGACGTGATGGACCTCAAGTGGTGGGGAATCCTCTGCGGGCTCGTCGGACTCGTCTTCGTCTGGTTCAACCGGTACGCCGTCTTCGAGAAGGTCATGACGGTCCTGGTGGGCGTCATGTTCGTGGTCACGGTCTATCTGGCGGTCCGCGTCGCACCGAACCTCGGCGACGCGTTCGCCGGGCTCGTTCCGGTCCTCCCGGACGGCTCCCTCGTCTACACGCTCGGTCTGATCGGCGGCGTCGGCGGCACCATCACGCTCGCCGCGTACGGCTACTGGGTCAATGCCAAGGGCTGGAAGGACGCGGGCTGGATGAAGGTCATGCGGCTCGACAACCGCGTCGCCTACCTCACCACCGGGATCTTCGTGGTCGCGATGCTCTTCGTCGGCGCCGAGCTGCTGCACTCCTCGGGCATCGCGATCACCAAGGGCGACAAGGGCCTGCTGGACCTCGGCGCCATCCTGGAGGACCGCTACGGCGCCGCCACGGCCAAGCTCTTCCTCATCGGCTTCTTCGCCACGTCGTTCACCTCGCTGATCGGTGTCTGGCACGGCGTCAGCCTGCTGTTCGCGGACTTCGTCGCCCACTACCGGCCGTCACTCGCGCCGGCCGGGACGCCGCGCGACAAGTCGCAGGCCTTCCGTGCCTACCTGCTGTGGCTGACCTTCCCGCCCATCACGCTGCTCTTCCTCGACCAGCCGTTCGGCCTCGTCATCGTGTACGGGGTCATCGGGGCGTTCTTCATGCCGTTCCTGGCGCTGACACTGGTCTGGCTGCTCAACTCCTCGCGCACCCCCCGGGAGTGGCGCAACGGGCTGCTGAGCAACGCGATGCTCGGCGTGGCGGGCCTGCTGTTCGTCGTGCTGTGCGTCCAGCAGGTGCGTGAACTCCCCTGGTGAGGGTGGCGCCATACTGAAGGGCATGACGCACGGCGGATTCCCCGACCAGAACCCTCCGGCCGCCGGACCGCCGCCCGGCTTCGGCCCGCCCGTACCGGTGCCCCCACAGGCGCCCTACGGGCCGCCCCAGCCGGGCGGCTACGGACCGCCCCCGGCGCAGCCGGGAGGGTACGGAGTGCCCCCGCCGTACCCGGGCGCGTACGGGCAGCCGCAGCCGTACCCGTACGGGCAGCCGGCGCCGCCGCAGCCCTACGGCGGCCCGGCGAACGCCGAGGACCCGGAGTTCATCGCGCACGACCGCACCAACTCCGTCGTCGTCGACGCCTCGGGTGTGGCCCTGGAGATCCACGGCCACACCATGGAGTTCCCCTGGGCGCAGATCCGGACCGTGCACTACGCACCCGCCCCCCACGGCACCGTCCTCATGGTGGCCGTGGCCCATGCCTGCGGTCTGCTCTACGAGTGCCGGATCACCGCCCGTCGCAAGGCCATGCTCCAGGAGTGGCTGGAGGAAGTGGCGCCGGTGGTGCACTTCTACCTCTCCGCGCGGCCCCCGGTGTACTGACCGGCCGAACGGCGGCAGCGCCACCGGTGGGGGCGGTGACGCTGCCTGTCCGGGGAGGACTGGGAAGGGCGGTCGAGGGGGCGGGGTGCGGGCCGGCCGTGCGGCCGGCCCGCCGGGTCAGGGCAGGTTGTGCACGTGCGGTCCGACCGCGTTGGACCAGGCGCTGCCGGCCGTCGCGTCCCAGTTCGTCGACCAGGTCATCGCACCGCGCAGGGTCGGGTACGTCCGGGACGGCTTGAACGAGCCGCAGTTGGTGCCGCGGGTCAGGCAGTCGAGCGCGTTCTTCACGATCTGCGGGTCGACGTAGCCGCTCCCGGCGCCCCGGGTGGAGGCCGGCACCCCGATCCCCACCTGCGACGGGTCGAGCCCTCCCTCGAGCTGGATGCAGGCGAGTGCCGTGAGGAAGTCCACCGAGCCCTGGGAGTACACCTTCTGGTCGCAGCCCAGCATCGAACCGCTGTTGTAGTACTGCATGTTGACGACCGTGAGGATGTCCTTCACGGCGAGCGCGGTCCTGAAGTACTCGGTACCGGTGTTCTGCATGTCGATGGTCTGCGGCGCCATCGTCAGGACCAGCGACGACCCGGCCTTCTGCGACAGCCGGCGCAGGGCCTTCGTCAGATAGGTCGAGTTGATTCCGTGCTCGAGGTCGATGTCGATCCCGCTGAAGCCGTAGCTCTGCATCAGCGCGTACGCGCTGTCGGCGAAGGCCGTCGCGGACGCGTCGCTGTTGATCGTGACGTTCCCGCGTTCACCGCCGACGGAGAGGATGACCGACTTCCCGGCGCTCTTCTTGGCGGCGATGTCGCTCTTGAACTCGTCGACGGATCCGTAGCCGACGGCCGGGTCCAGATTGAACACGATCTCGCCGGCGGTCGCCGTCGAGTCGGCGAACGAGACCGCGATGATGTCGTACTGCGAGGACACGTCCCGCAGTTTCTGCACGGTCGCGCCGTTGTCGAAGTTCTGCCAGTAGCCGGTCAGCGCGTGCCTGGGCACCGAGGGGTTGCCCGGGTTGCCGCCGTTCGACGTGGTCGCCGTCACCGCCGCCGACTTCGCCGACTCTCCGGCGGCGTTCACGGCGGACACCTGGAACTGGTAGGACGTCGAGGCGGTCAGTCCGGTCACGGTCGTCGAGGTCCCGGTGACCGACTGGATCCTGGTGCCGTTCCGGTACACGTGGTACCCGGTCGCGCCGGAGGAGCCGGACCAGCTCAGCGCCACGGACGACGAGGTCACCGCACCGGCGGTCAGCCCGCCCGGAGTGGGGGGCACCGCCGGGTCGGGGTCACCGCCGCCGCCCCCGTCGGGTCCGAACACCGAGACGTCGTCGGCGACGTAGGCCGGCTGTCCGTACCAGCCGTGGGTGTAGACCGTCACCGACGTCGTGCCCGAGCCCGTCGTGAACGTGGTGCTCAGCTGGGACCAGCCGGAGCCGCCGGGCGTCCAGACCGACACATCGGCCGTCCCCGTCCCGCTCGCGCCGAGGTACACGTACGAGCCCTGCACCCAGGCGCTGAGCCGGTACGTCGAGTTGGGCTTGACGGCCACGGTCTGCGAACACTTCGCGTTGTCCTGGCCGGAGGGCGTGCCCCTGAGCGCCGAGGCCCCGCCGTGGACCGGCGACGACACGACCGCTCCGCTCCCGCCGGAGCACGTCCAGCCGGCGAGTCCCGACTCGAACCCGGCGTTCTTCGCGTTGTTGACGTCGGCGGCCACCGCGGTGCCGGCGCCGCCGGTCAGCCCGAGCCCGGCGCCGACGGCCAGCGCCAGCACTCCGCCGAGCCATCTGCGTCTGCGTGTCGTGCGGTCCACTTTGCTGCCTCCGTGGGGGAGTTGGGGAGGAGGTACGGAACGGTGGCCACCGCTGGGCCAAAGCTGGTCCAGACCAATCGGGTTGTCAAGACCTCTGGCGGAAGCCCGTATACGAAAGGGCCCGGTCCCCATGGACCGGGCCCTCGCCCTCCTGCCGCCGTGCGCCCCTCAGGCGTCCTCCTGCAGCCGGTCCGCCGCACAACCCGCGACACACCCCACCACCAGGACGGCGTTCGACATCAGCAGTCCCTCGACGGACAGCCGCTCCCACTGCAGACCCATGTTCAGCAGCTGGGCCGCGACCGGCACGGTGAGGGCCGCCGTCAGATGCCACGGCGCCGACTCCCGGAAAGGAGGGCGATGGATCCGGGCCGCCGCCCAGACGGCGAGCGCGATGCAGAGCGCGTTCGGCAGGTGGATCAGCAACAGCCGGCCGCCGAACGTCTCCATCCGCGCCGCGGTCGCCACGTGCTCGTACACCACCGTCGCCTGCACGTACTCCGTGAAGAGCAGGACGACGACCCCGGCCGCCCAGGCCCGCGCCAGCGCGAACAGCGCCGCTCCGCGTCCCTCGTCCCCCCGGGCCGGCGCCCCGGGAAAGCCGTACCTCGTCATCGTCCTCCGCCTCCCGTCAGCAGCCCACCGCACGGTGCGCCGAACCCCGGCCCTGCCTGACCTACCTGACCGCGACCGAATCGACGATCTTCTTCAGATCGTCGTCGCCGAGCCGTCCCTTCACCGCGTCGACACG
It contains:
- a CDS encoding M14 family metallopeptidase, which translates into the protein MRLRTGGLGTPSRTGKRRGRRSATRSATLASLLALAVAVPFTATASPAPEPAAAATAAAEEQTRQYEIHGPSTVAERTAIAATGVSIDEVHDHTVVVSADTAQAKRLRALGHDLEALPAPPSRKTAGAAVQPFDFPSADSRYHNYAEMKAEIDQRIAAHPDIMSKRVIGKSYQGRDIIAVKISDNVGTDENEPEVLFTHHQHARERLTVEMALYLLRELGDDYGTDSRVTNAVNGREIWIVPDLNPDGGEYDIASGSYRSWRKNRQPNSGSSAVGTDMNRNWDFKFGCCGGSSGSPGSETYRGRAAESAPEVKVVADFVRSRVVGGKQQIRAGIDFHTYSELVLWPYGYTTADTAPGMTRDDRDAFAAVGGKMAASNGYTPEQSSDLYITDGSIDDWLWGNQKIFGYTFEMYPRGFGGGGFYPPDEVIERETSRNRDAVLQLLENADCMYRSIGKEQQYCS
- a CDS encoding Nramp family divalent metal transporter, encoding MADTTEERPGRTTAPVMRKASWRHIGPGIVVAATGVGAGDLVATLIAGSKFGYTLLWAAVVGCLVKISLAEAAGRWHLATGRTLFDGWRSLGRWTTVYFIGYVIVWGFVYGAAAMSSSALPLGALFPDVMDLKWWGILCGLVGLVFVWFNRYAVFEKVMTVLVGVMFVVTVYLAVRVAPNLGDAFAGLVPVLPDGSLVYTLGLIGGVGGTITLAAYGYWVNAKGWKDAGWMKVMRLDNRVAYLTTGIFVVAMLFVGAELLHSSGIAITKGDKGLLDLGAILEDRYGAATAKLFLIGFFATSFTSLIGVWHGVSLLFADFVAHYRPSLAPAGTPRDKSQAFRAYLLWLTFPPITLLFLDQPFGLVIVYGVIGAFFMPFLALTLVWLLNSSRTPREWRNGLLSNAMLGVAGLLFVVLCVQQVRELPW
- a CDS encoding chitinase, which produces MDRTTRRRRWLGGVLALAVGAGLGLTGGAGTAVAADVNNAKNAGFESGLAGWTCSGGSGAVVSSPVHGGASALRGTPSGQDNAKCSQTVAVKPNSTYRLSAWVQGSYVYLGASGTGTADVSVWTPGGSGWSQLSTTFTTGSGTTSVTVYTHGWYGQPAYVADDVSVFGPDGGGGGDPDPAVPPTPGGLTAGAVTSSSVALSWSGSSGATGYHVYRNGTRIQSVTGTSTTVTGLTASTSYQFQVSAVNAAGESAKSAAVTATTSNGGNPGNPSVPRHALTGYWQNFDNGATVQKLRDVSSQYDIIAVSFADSTATAGEIVFNLDPAVGYGSVDEFKSDIAAKKSAGKSVILSVGGERGNVTINSDASATAFADSAYALMQSYGFSGIDIDLEHGINSTYLTKALRRLSQKAGSSLVLTMAPQTIDMQNTGTEYFRTALAVKDILTVVNMQYYNSGSMLGCDQKVYSQGSVDFLTALACIQLEGGLDPSQVGIGVPASTRGAGSGYVDPQIVKNALDCLTRGTNCGSFKPSRTYPTLRGAMTWSTNWDATAGSAWSNAVGPHVHNLP